One segment of Trachemys scripta elegans isolate TJP31775 chromosome 1, CAS_Tse_1.0, whole genome shotgun sequence DNA contains the following:
- the LOC117872363 gene encoding olfactory receptor 51G2-like: protein MSAVNDTEFSSAVFLLTGIPGQEDVHLWISIPFCLVYIISIVGNSVILFIIKTDLSLHVPMYIFLSMLAITDLAFSISTMPTTLGIFLFNSREISLDACFAQLFFIHTLSFIESSVLLLMAFDRFVAICNPLRYASILTLPRIGKMGLVFLLRGVSLILPLPFLLKRYQYCRDNVLSHCYCLHQDVIKTACSDITVNYIYGFFLTVTVVGLDSLFIFLSYVMILKTVLKVASHGECLRALNTCVSHLCAVLFFYTPRIGLGVIHRFVKDSPPLLNLLLGYISVFVPPLVNPIVYSVKSKHLRARIIRVFFK, encoded by the coding sequence atgtcagctgtcaatgacaccGAATTCAGCTCTGCAGTGTTCCTTCTCACcgggatacctgggcaggaagaCGTCCATCTCTGGATCTCTATCCCCTTCTGCTTAGTGTATATTATTTCAATAGtaggaaattcagtcattctgttcattataaaaacagactTGAGCCTCCATGtgcccatgtacattttcctttccatgttggccatCACAGACCTTGCCTTTTCGATATCCACCATGCCTACAACACTGGGTATATTCTTGTTTAACTCTAGGGAGATCAGTCTGGATGCTTGTTttgcccagctgttcttcattCACACACTTTCATTCATTGAATCATCGGTACTCCTGTTGATGGCCTTTGATCGATTCGTTGCTATCTGTAACCCACTGAGATATGCTTCTATCTTAACCCTGCCGAGAATTGGAAAGATGGGACTGGTGTTTTTGCTAAGAGGGGTGTCTTTAATATTACCACTCCCCTTTCTTCTTAAACGGTACCAATATTGTCGAGacaatgtcctctcccattgcTACTGCCTGCACCAGGACGTTATTAAGACAGCTTGTTCAGACATCACAGTCAACTATATCTATGGCTTCTTTCTTACAGTCACCGTGGTGGGGTTGGATTCACTGTTCATCTTCCTCTCAtatgtgatgatcctcaaaacagtgctgaaAGTTGCATCCCACGGGGAGTGCCTTAGGGCCCTGAACACATgtgtctcccacctctgtgctgtCCTGTTCTTCTACACGCCACGGATTGGCTTGGGTGTGATACACAGATTTGTGAAGGACTCTCCTCCGTTGCTCAACCTTCTCCTGGGCTACATCTCTGTGTTTGTCCCGCCACTTGTGAACCCAATTGTGTACAGTGTAAAAAGCAAACACCTTCGAGCGAGGATAATCAGGGTGTTCTTCAAGTGA